From one Gemmatimonadota bacterium genomic stretch:
- a CDS encoding TonB-dependent receptor has product MATRRPRDFHPISSVPIALLTGLALAWATPDLQAQSGTVEGSVRDAATGAPLAGAQVSIEALSRGIVTDVGGHYEISGIPAGPHQITITLLGYSRAIREVEVPNGASVHLDAELFGTAILLEGIVAVGSRSRPRTVVESAVPIDAIPARDFIEQGDTDLSDLLRTVVPSFNVNPQAPGDAARLVRPASLRGLAPDHTLVLVNGKRRHRASVITWIGNGFADGAQGPDISVIPSIAVRQAEVLRDGASAQYGSDAIAGVINVALKDARSGGSVELRSGRFLDGGGDGYTLAGNVGLPLGETGFANLSAEFGASNPTDRSIQRDDAAALIAAGNANVRDPAQIWGSYAVDDDLKLWGNFGGFVADGVQIYGHAGYASETVEGGFFFRNPNTREGVFSIDGGETLLVGDMLDAQDGVLDGSAACPTVAITNSVPDPTALSQVLADPNCFTFQELFPGGFTPQYGGDTQDASILAGVRGHFHGGPQWDFSLGLGRHSVDFFISETVNASLGPESPTTFDPGLYLQRELNANLDLSYAVNDRLNVAGGAEYRDEYFEIGIGEESSWALGPLAPQGFSSGSNGFPGFSDIAAGGWHRQNWAGYADMELQGEDGGWSTGTALRIEDFEDFGTTLNGKLAGRISIVEQLAVRASASTGFRAPTPGQQNAFNVSTQWNPDLRELVNNGTIPSTSRVAELKGGKPLDSENSASASVGLVMNTGGFTLSLDGFRVDVTDRLALSQEFELSPEEAERLISEGITSARNLVNFRFFANDFDTRTQGFDLVASLVAGRDSPESGTELSLALNYTDTEVTDFNPEIVNELRIMQLQDALPSTRWTASVRRDWRSLSARARASYYAGWFDSRDGRSYPGAHLVDLELRYRVDERTAVTVGADNALNLYPQRNPNARIAGNLYSPNSPFGSNGGYVYAKAAIALGGAG; this is encoded by the coding sequence ATGGCGACCCGTCGTCCTCGTGACTTTCATCCCATCTCGTCCGTCCCCATCGCCCTTCTCACTGGACTCGCGCTCGCGTGGGCGACGCCCGACCTACAAGCACAGAGCGGAACGGTGGAGGGAAGCGTTCGCGACGCCGCGACCGGAGCTCCTCTGGCCGGAGCTCAGGTGTCGATCGAAGCCCTGAGCAGAGGCATCGTGACCGACGTGGGCGGTCACTACGAGATATCCGGGATCCCTGCGGGTCCTCATCAGATCACCATCACGCTTCTCGGTTATTCCAGAGCGATCCGCGAGGTGGAAGTACCGAACGGCGCTAGCGTCCATCTCGACGCGGAGCTCTTCGGCACCGCAATTCTGCTGGAAGGCATAGTCGCGGTGGGCAGCCGTTCTCGGCCCCGGACCGTCGTCGAATCGGCGGTTCCCATCGACGCGATCCCGGCGCGAGACTTCATCGAGCAGGGCGACACCGACCTGAGCGACCTGCTGCGCACCGTGGTTCCATCCTTCAACGTGAATCCCCAGGCACCCGGCGATGCCGCCCGCCTCGTGCGTCCCGCGAGCCTGCGCGGCCTCGCACCCGATCATACGCTAGTACTCGTCAACGGCAAGCGGCGGCACCGGGCGTCGGTCATCACCTGGATCGGAAACGGCTTCGCCGACGGGGCCCAGGGCCCGGACATCTCGGTCATTCCGTCGATAGCGGTGCGGCAGGCCGAGGTGCTTCGGGACGGCGCCTCCGCGCAGTACGGCTCGGACGCCATCGCCGGGGTCATAAACGTGGCCCTGAAGGATGCCCGCTCCGGCGGCTCGGTAGAGCTCCGTTCCGGACGCTTCCTGGATGGTGGCGGTGACGGCTACACGCTGGCCGGAAACGTCGGGCTTCCCCTGGGCGAGACCGGCTTCGCGAACCTAAGCGCCGAGTTCGGGGCCTCCAATCCCACCGACCGCAGCATCCAGCGCGACGACGCGGCGGCCCTGATCGCGGCAGGCAACGCGAATGTGCGCGATCCGGCTCAAATCTGGGGATCGTACGCGGTCGATGACGACCTGAAGCTCTGGGGCAATTTCGGCGGCTTCGTCGCCGACGGCGTCCAGATCTACGGTCACGCAGGCTATGCAAGCGAAACCGTCGAGGGCGGCTTCTTCTTCCGCAACCCCAACACCCGGGAGGGCGTGTTCAGCATCGACGGGGGCGAAACCCTGCTGGTTGGAGACATGCTCGACGCACAGGACGGCGTGCTCGACGGCTCGGCGGCATGTCCGACGGTCGCCATCACCAACTCGGTGCCCGACCCGACGGCTCTCTCGCAGGTGCTCGCCGACCCCAACTGCTTCACCTTCCAGGAGCTCTTTCCCGGAGGGTTCACGCCTCAGTACGGAGGCGACACCCAGGACGCTTCCATCCTGGCGGGAGTGCGAGGTCACTTTCACGGCGGTCCGCAGTGGGACTTCAGCCTAGGCCTGGGCCGGCACTCCGTGGACTTCTTCATCAGCGAGACGGTGAACGCCTCCCTCGGGCCGGAGTCACCCACCACCTTCGATCCCGGTCTCTATCTGCAGCGCGAACTCAACGCCAACCTCGACCTGAGCTACGCCGTGAACGACCGCCTCAACGTCGCGGGCGGGGCGGAGTATCGCGACGAGTACTTTGAGATCGGGATCGGCGAGGAGAGCTCATGGGCCTTAGGTCCGCTCGCACCGCAAGGCTTCAGCTCAGGCTCGAACGGCTTCCCGGGCTTCAGCGACATAGCGGCGGGAGGCTGGCATCGCCAGAACTGGGCCGGCTACGCCGACATGGAGCTTCAAGGCGAGGATGGAGGTTGGAGCACGGGCACCGCGCTGCGGATCGAAGACTTCGAGGACTTCGGGACGACTCTGAACGGCAAACTCGCGGGCCGGATCTCCATAGTCGAGCAACTTGCCGTTCGCGCCAGTGCGAGCACCGGGTTTCGGGCACCCACTCCGGGGCAGCAAAACGCCTTCAACGTATCGACCCAGTGGAACCCGGATTTGCGCGAGCTCGTGAACAACGGAACGATTCCGTCGACCTCGAGGGTGGCTGAGCTCAAGGGAGGCAAGCCGCTCGACTCCGAGAATTCAGCTAGCGCGAGCGTCGGGCTCGTGATGAACACCGGCGGATTCACACTATCGCTCGACGGCTTTCGGGTCGACGTCACAGATCGGCTCGCGCTGAGTCAGGAATTCGAGCTCAGCCCTGAGGAGGCGGAGCGTCTCATCTCCGAGGGCATAACCAGTGCGCGGAATCTGGTCAATTTTCGATTCTTCGCGAACGACTTCGACACCCGCACGCAAGGATTCGACCTGGTGGCCTCCCTGGTCGCGGGCCGAGACAGCCCCGAATCCGGGACCGAACTCAGTCTGGCCCTCAATTACACGGACACCGAGGTGACCGATTTCAACCCCGAGATCGTCAACGAGCTGCGCATCATGCAGCTCCAAGACGCGCTCCCGTCCACGCGCTGGACCGCCTCGGTGCGGCGGGACTGGCGTTCGCTCTCGGCCCGGGCCCGAGCAAGTTACTATGCGGGCTGGTTCGACTCTCGCGACGGCCGGAGCTACCCCGGAGCCCACCTCGTCGACCTCGAGCTACGTTACCGCGTGGACGAGCGGACCGCCGTCACCGTCGGCGCCGACAACGCCCTGAACCTCTATCCCCAACGGAACCCCAACGCGAGAATCGCCGGCAACCTCTACAGCCCGAACTCGCCGTTCGGGTCGAACGGAGGCTACGTCTACGCCAAGGCGGCAATCGCCCTGGGTGGGGCGGGTTAA
- a CDS encoding (2Fe-2S)-binding protein has protein sequence MYSSKKIVRIQVNGDRAEVAVPEHFTLLETLRYGLSLTGSKQGCDKGDCGACTVLVDGMPTLACLTPVWEVEGRRVVTVEGLASPEAPSPLQDAFDLEGAAQCGFCTPGILCSAQALLDRNPSPSLVEIREALSGNLCRCTGYTKIYAAVERAGRMTRTACGETDGAERETGRDRQAGNRR, from the coding sequence GTGTACTCTTCCAAGAAGATCGTTCGGATTCAGGTCAACGGCGACCGGGCAGAGGTCGCCGTACCCGAGCACTTCACCCTTCTCGAGACGCTCCGCTACGGACTGTCCCTGACCGGGTCCAAGCAGGGTTGCGACAAGGGAGACTGCGGGGCGTGCACGGTGCTGGTGGACGGCATGCCCACCCTCGCCTGCCTTACGCCGGTATGGGAAGTCGAAGGCAGACGGGTCGTCACCGTCGAAGGTCTGGCCTCGCCGGAGGCGCCGAGTCCGCTCCAGGACGCATTCGACCTGGAAGGCGCCGCTCAGTGCGGATTCTGTACGCCTGGCATCCTCTGTTCGGCCCAGGCGCTGCTCGACCGGAACCCGTCGCCCTCGCTAGTCGAGATCAGGGAGGCCCTCTCCGGCAATCTCTGCCGATGCACCGGCTATACGAAGATCTACGCGGCCGTCGAGCGCGCCGGAAGGATGACGAGAACGGCATGCGGTGAGACAGATGGAGCCGAACGCGAAACCGGGAGAGATCGCCAGGCCGGAAACCGCCGATGA